A single Polynucleobacter acidiphobus DNA region contains:
- a CDS encoding ExbD/TolR family protein — protein sequence MSFSNPSNDQQEDGMMAEINMTPMVDVMLVLLIIFMITLPVVQQAVKVELPKANSVRNEVKPESVQLTIDGKGQIFWNSTPIDLATFTAYADKAAKKDPQPEINLRADKSVRYDAVAQVLAASRRAGLTKLGFVTEPD from the coding sequence ATGTCCTTTAGTAATCCCTCAAACGATCAACAAGAAGACGGCATGATGGCCGAGATCAACATGACGCCCATGGTGGATGTCATGTTGGTTTTACTCATTATTTTTATGATCACCCTACCGGTCGTTCAACAAGCGGTGAAGGTCGAACTACCTAAAGCCAATAGTGTGCGCAATGAAGTAAAGCCTGAGTCGGTTCAGTTGACCATTGATGGCAAAGGCCAAATCTTTTGGAACAGCACACCCATCGACTTGGCAACCTTTACCGCGTATGCGGATAAAGCCGCTAAGAAAGACCCGCAACCCGAGATCAACTTACGGGCTGATAAATCGGTACGCTACGATGCGGTTGCTCAGGTGCTTGCCGCATCACGTCGGGCGGGCTTAACAAAATTAGGGTTTGTGACCGAGCCTGATTAA
- a CDS encoding formylglycine-generating enzyme family protein, with translation MNILTISKICIFSFLTFGFHVLAQPAKSTIPSLEVHGILWDQHEMTIGEVKRYAAATGFQSAAEKTGGGTSYELGFVKKPGWTWRTPYGVAAGDNEPAVHLNAFEAQAICEFFGKRLPTDKEWVEAAFVEQRKSPPAGFQRGQRYPYPNGSTPKGSHCLSSACGNYKGLAPAGSLLRGDGHVAAGTTQPGVNGLSDMGGNVWEWTSTKVNSERITRGASWWYGPEQQMEGNVATKPENTVVVYIGFRCVRNP, from the coding sequence ATGAATATTCTCACAATTAGCAAAATTTGCATATTTTCATTCCTGACTTTTGGTTTTCATGTGCTCGCTCAGCCTGCGAAATCAACCATCCCGAGTCTTGAGGTGCACGGCATTCTTTGGGATCAGCATGAGATGACGATTGGCGAGGTCAAACGCTATGCCGCTGCGACTGGTTTTCAAAGTGCAGCGGAGAAAACCGGCGGTGGCACCTCCTATGAATTAGGCTTTGTGAAAAAACCCGGCTGGACTTGGCGTACGCCTTATGGCGTGGCAGCGGGTGATAATGAACCGGCCGTCCACCTCAATGCCTTTGAGGCCCAAGCAATCTGCGAATTCTTTGGCAAACGTTTACCAACGGATAAAGAATGGGTTGAGGCGGCATTCGTAGAGCAACGCAAATCCCCGCCGGCAGGTTTTCAGCGGGGGCAACGCTACCCCTACCCAAACGGTAGTACCCCCAAAGGTTCCCATTGCCTAAGTTCAGCCTGTGGGAACTACAAAGGCTTGGCTCCAGCTGGAAGTTTGCTCCGAGGCGATGGTCATGTGGCGGCTGGGACGACTCAGCCAGGCGTCAATGGCCTCTCGGATATGGGCGGCAATGTATGGGAATGGACGTCAACCAAAGTTAACAGTGAGCGCATTACCCGCGGGGCATCGTGGTGGTACGGACCAGAACAACAAATGGAGGGGAATGTAGCGACCAAGCCTGAAAACACAGTGGTGGTCTACATCGGATTTCGCTGCGTCCGAAATCCATGA
- a CDS encoding TRAP transporter small permease subunit, producing the protein MQNLFLTVDKVSTFVGHLFSWLVIGLTGLIGFEVFSRYVLNSPHAWAFDAQMMLYGTMFMMAGAYTLAKNGHVRGDILYGFLKPRTQAIFDLILYVVFFIPGVIALAYAGYGFAADSWRILEHSSITADGPPIYPFKTIIPIAGVFLLLQGIVEILRCVVCIQKGDWPSREQDVEEVDVDALKAMVGKDKE; encoded by the coding sequence ATGCAAAACCTATTTCTGACCGTGGACAAAGTTTCAACATTTGTAGGTCACCTCTTCTCATGGTTGGTGATCGGCCTGACTGGGCTAATTGGTTTTGAGGTGTTTTCACGCTATGTCCTAAATAGTCCTCATGCATGGGCCTTTGATGCGCAAATGATGCTCTATGGCACGATGTTTATGATGGCTGGTGCGTATACCCTTGCAAAGAATGGGCACGTGCGCGGCGATATTCTGTACGGCTTCTTAAAGCCTCGTACCCAAGCAATCTTTGATCTAATTTTGTATGTGGTGTTTTTTATTCCAGGCGTGATTGCGCTAGCTTATGCTGGCTATGGTTTTGCTGCTGATTCTTGGAGAATTTTGGAACACTCATCCATTACTGCAGACGGTCCTCCCATCTACCCTTTCAAAACGATTATTCCGATTGCGGGCGTATTTCTTTTATTACAAGGCATCGTTGAAATTCTGCGCTGTGTGGTGTGTATCCAAAAAGGCGATTGGCCCTCACGAGAACAAGACGTTGAGGAAGTTGACGTTGATGCCCTCAAAGCCATGGTTGGCAAAGACAAGGAATAA
- a CDS encoding TRAP transporter substrate-binding protein → MSETKKQAPRRKFLKGAAVGSAGAAALSFPMISKGQAAPQSLRFQSTWPAKDIFHEYALDFAKKVNDMTGGELKIEVLPAGAVVPAFGLLDAVSKGTLDGGHGVVVYHYGKNSALALWGSGPSFGMDANMLLSWHKYGGGQQLLEELYKTVGANVKSYVYGPMPTQPLGWFKKPISKFEDMKGLKFRTVGISIDMFTAMGVSVNALPGGEIVPAMDRGLLDAAEFNNASSDRQLGFPDVSKVCMLQSYHQNAEQFEILFNGTKYNAMPAKLRNILDYAVEASSADMSWKAVDRYSSAYEEMQAKQGVKFYKTPDSVLRAQLKVFDEVVAKKSAENPIFKKIVDSQRAFAKRAVKWDLDTNVQRRMAYDHYFTQPAKKV, encoded by the coding sequence ATGTCCGAAACCAAAAAACAAGCACCACGTCGTAAATTTTTGAAAGGTGCAGCAGTCGGTAGCGCTGGAGCAGCTGCTCTTAGCTTCCCAATGATTTCTAAGGGTCAGGCAGCGCCACAAAGTTTGCGCTTCCAATCCACTTGGCCCGCAAAGGATATCTTCCACGAGTACGCACTTGACTTCGCGAAGAAAGTGAATGATATGACCGGTGGCGAACTCAAGATTGAAGTTCTTCCTGCTGGTGCAGTGGTTCCTGCTTTTGGTCTGTTAGACGCCGTTTCAAAAGGTACTTTAGATGGTGGTCACGGTGTGGTGGTTTATCACTACGGTAAGAACTCAGCCCTAGCGCTCTGGGGATCAGGTCCTTCTTTTGGTATGGACGCAAACATGCTTCTCTCTTGGCACAAATACGGCGGTGGCCAACAGTTGCTCGAGGAACTCTATAAAACCGTTGGCGCCAACGTGAAGTCCTATGTCTATGGCCCAATGCCAACCCAACCTCTCGGTTGGTTCAAAAAGCCCATCTCGAAGTTCGAAGATATGAAGGGCTTAAAGTTCCGTACTGTTGGTATCTCGATTGATATGTTCACTGCAATGGGCGTTTCAGTAAACGCTCTTCCTGGTGGCGAGATCGTTCCAGCAATGGATCGCGGCCTTTTGGATGCAGCTGAGTTCAACAATGCCTCCTCAGATCGTCAATTGGGCTTCCCAGATGTATCGAAAGTTTGCATGTTGCAAAGCTACCACCAGAATGCTGAGCAGTTTGAGATCCTCTTTAACGGCACCAAGTACAACGCCATGCCTGCGAAGCTGCGTAATATCCTTGACTATGCAGTAGAAGCGTCTTCTGCTGATATGTCCTGGAAGGCTGTAGATCGCTACTCTTCTGCTTATGAAGAGATGCAAGCCAAGCAAGGTGTTAAGTTCTACAAGACCCCTGACTCGGTATTGCGTGCCCAGCTCAAAGTATTTGACGAGGTGGTTGCCAAGAAGTCAGCCGAGAATCCAATCTTCAAGAAGATTGTTGACTCACAGCGTGCGTTTGCTAAGCGTGCTGTGAAATGGGATCTGGACACTAACGTTCAGCGCCGCATGGCTTATGACCACTACTTCACTCAACCTGCGAAGAAGGTTTAA
- a CDS encoding MotA/TolQ/ExbB proton channel family protein has protein sequence MNNAFGLHHLWTQGDFVTHFVALLLLFMSIATWVILISRLWGLRNIKRLKGELDSFWRARSFDEGLNSLSNHAINPFFMVAKTGNEASAHHQNQSASHRELFQTLNYSEWMARSLKNGVDTSTAQLQKGLTFLASTGATAPFIGLFGTVWGIYHALIAISSSGSAQIDQVAGPIGEALIMTAFGLAVAIPAVLGYNTINRTNRLVVADLNRFANDLLAYFVTGARVAQKD, from the coding sequence ATGAACAACGCGTTTGGCCTTCACCATCTTTGGACCCAAGGTGACTTCGTCACGCACTTTGTGGCTCTTCTACTCTTGTTTATGTCGATCGCGACCTGGGTCATTTTGATCAGTCGTCTGTGGGGATTACGTAATATCAAACGCCTCAAGGGTGAATTAGATTCCTTTTGGCGAGCCCGCTCCTTTGATGAGGGACTTAATAGCTTGAGTAATCATGCGATCAATCCTTTCTTTATGGTTGCAAAGACTGGCAACGAAGCTTCGGCGCATCATCAAAACCAAAGTGCTAGTCATCGTGAACTTTTTCAAACTCTTAATTACTCTGAGTGGATGGCGCGCAGTTTAAAAAATGGGGTTGATACCTCAACGGCACAGTTACAAAAAGGCTTAACTTTTTTAGCATCCACCGGCGCGACCGCACCATTCATCGGTTTGTTCGGCACAGTTTGGGGAATCTATCACGCCCTCATTGCAATTAGCAGCTCTGGAAGTGCTCAGATTGATCAAGTCGCCGGTCCGATTGGTGAGGCACTCATCATGACCGCCTTTGGTCTCGCCGTTGCGATTCCGGCAGTGCTTGGCTACAACACCATTAATCGTACCAATCGCTTAGTAGTTGCCGACCTCAATCGCTTTGCCAACGATCTCTTGGCCTACTTTGTCACTGGCGCGCGCGTTGCCCAGAAAGATTAA
- the murI gene encoding glutamate racemase, whose protein sequence is MATIGVFDSGVGGLSILDEALKQLPRHHYIYLADSANAPYGEKSASWIAKRSLQMCRYLVDQGCDAIVVACNTATAEAIAQIRSELQIPIIGVEPGIKPAAMQSQNGVVGVLATEATLNSDKFNALLATLPSHCRFIKQSGAGLVPLIEDGQIDSPAMRTLLQKHLQGIVEAQADTLVLGCTHYPFLKNQIRELIGAAITIVDTSDAVVRQLSRQLEQNGLAKETGVVSLKLLSTANADTLLAMAERLLQTSLSPRSVDQQSLMI, encoded by the coding sequence TTGGCAACGATCGGTGTATTTGACTCTGGGGTTGGTGGTTTATCCATTTTGGATGAGGCACTCAAGCAATTACCCCGGCATCATTACATTTACTTAGCCGATTCTGCCAACGCGCCCTACGGAGAAAAATCCGCCTCATGGATTGCCAAGCGCAGTTTGCAGATGTGTCGCTACCTGGTTGATCAAGGTTGCGATGCCATTGTGGTGGCATGCAATACCGCAACGGCAGAAGCGATTGCGCAAATCCGCTCTGAGCTTCAAATACCCATCATTGGTGTCGAGCCCGGTATTAAACCAGCAGCGATGCAATCCCAAAATGGCGTTGTAGGGGTGCTTGCTACGGAGGCAACGCTTAATAGCGATAAGTTCAATGCGCTCTTAGCAACATTACCCAGTCACTGTCGCTTTATTAAGCAATCGGGTGCCGGCCTGGTGCCGCTCATCGAGGATGGACAAATTGACTCTCCAGCGATGCGCACTCTATTACAAAAGCATCTGCAAGGTATTGTTGAGGCGCAAGCAGACACTTTAGTTCTGGGTTGTACGCATTACCCTTTTCTGAAAAACCAAATTAGGGAACTCATTGGTGCAGCCATCACCATCGTAGACACCAGCGATGCCGTCGTTCGTCAGTTGAGTCGGCAGCTTGAACAAAATGGCCTGGCTAAAGAAACAGGGGTCGTGTCATTAAAGTTGCTGAGCACTGCAAATGCAGATACATTACTCGCAATGGCAGAGCGTTTATTACAAACTTCTTTGTCACCCCGTAGCGTCGACCAACAATCATTGATGATTTGA
- a CDS encoding fumarate hydratase, with protein sequence MPTIRQDDLIQSIADAFQFISYYHPRDFIQAMGRAYELEQGPAAKDAIAQILTNSKMCAEGKRPICQDTGIAVVFLKVGMNINWSGATMSVADMVNEGVRRAYMNPDNPLRGSVLLDPAGKRKNSGDNTPAVIHYEIVPGDDLEVICAAKGGGSENKAKMVMLNPSDSIVDWVMKTVPTMGAGWCPPGILGIGIGGTPEKAALLAKESLMAPIDIQELIARGPKNRIDELRLEIYEKVNQLGIGAQGLGGLATVLDVKIMDYPTHAASLPVAMIPNCAATRHVHFHLDGSGPAHFDIPSLKDWPAVAWQPDTKQSKRIDVNALTPEEVASWKPGQTLLLNGKILTGRDAAHKRIADMLAKGEPLPVSFKNRVIYYVGPVDPVRGEAVGPAGPTTATRMDKFTETMLGQTGLIAMIGKAERGPVAIESIKKHRSAYLMAVGGAAYLVSKAIAHAKVVAFQDLGMEAIYEFDVVDMPVTVAVDSQGISMHETGPKEWQMKIGKIPVSVA encoded by the coding sequence ATGCCTACGATACGCCAAGACGACCTGATTCAAAGCATTGCGGACGCTTTCCAGTTTATTTCCTACTACCACCCTCGGGATTTCATTCAAGCCATGGGGCGTGCATACGAGCTTGAACAAGGCCCAGCAGCAAAAGATGCGATTGCTCAAATTTTGACCAATAGCAAAATGTGTGCCGAGGGTAAGCGACCAATTTGTCAGGACACCGGGATTGCAGTGGTCTTCCTGAAGGTGGGTATGAATATCAACTGGAGTGGCGCCACCATGAGTGTTGCTGACATGGTCAATGAGGGTGTGCGGCGCGCTTACATGAATCCTGATAATCCATTGCGCGGTTCGGTGCTCTTAGATCCAGCAGGCAAGCGCAAAAACTCGGGTGATAACACGCCTGCGGTGATTCATTATGAGATCGTGCCAGGTGATGATCTTGAGGTGATCTGCGCAGCCAAAGGTGGCGGCTCGGAGAACAAAGCGAAGATGGTGATGCTCAACCCATCCGACTCCATTGTTGATTGGGTGATGAAAACTGTTCCCACCATGGGTGCTGGCTGGTGCCCTCCCGGCATTCTCGGAATCGGAATTGGTGGAACACCTGAGAAAGCAGCCTTGCTTGCTAAAGAGTCGTTGATGGCACCCATTGATATTCAAGAGCTCATTGCTCGCGGCCCCAAGAATCGCATTGATGAGTTACGTCTTGAGATCTATGAAAAGGTCAATCAATTAGGGATCGGCGCTCAAGGACTTGGAGGTCTAGCAACGGTTCTCGATGTGAAGATCATGGACTATCCCACGCACGCCGCCTCCTTACCAGTGGCAATGATTCCGAACTGTGCGGCGACACGGCATGTTCATTTTCATCTCGACGGTAGCGGTCCAGCTCATTTTGATATTCCATCGCTCAAGGACTGGCCTGCGGTTGCTTGGCAACCAGATACCAAGCAATCCAAACGAATCGATGTCAATGCGCTAACGCCCGAGGAAGTGGCCAGCTGGAAACCGGGTCAGACCCTATTACTGAATGGCAAGATCCTCACCGGTCGTGATGCGGCTCACAAACGGATTGCCGACATGCTGGCCAAAGGCGAGCCATTACCCGTGAGTTTTAAGAATCGCGTGATTTATTACGTGGGACCTGTTGATCCCGTGCGTGGTGAAGCGGTCGGCCCAGCAGGTCCAACGACTGCCACTCGAATGGATAAATTTACCGAGACGATGCTAGGACAAACCGGCTTAATCGCAATGATTGGTAAAGCAGAACGCGGTCCTGTAGCGATCGAGTCCATCAAAAAACATCGCTCTGCATATCTCATGGCGGTGGGCGGCGCAGCCTATTTAGTATCTAAAGCGATTGCCCATGCGAAGGTGGTTGCATTCCAAGATTTAGGTATGGAGGCCATTTACGAATTCGATGTAGTCGATATGCCAGTGACTGTGGCAGTTGACTCTCAAGGGATCTCCATGCACGAAACGGGTCCCAAAGAATGGCAAATGAAAATTGGCAAGATTCCAGTGAGCGTCGCTTAA
- a CDS encoding phospholipase D family nuclease, whose amino-acid sequence MKKHILFLLSALFLVQSVWANPEPTKNTRETAKADAPITAEVLAVFFTPPTGAARGLIRYLDGAKKSIQVMTYSFTYLEIADALARAAKRGVEVQVIQDGPTAANNFDVIPVLLKGGVSVRGNKAHRIFHHKVMIIDGEIVVTGSYNFTNSAEKSNAENMIVLRSTPLAQQYYKNFISHWERSYPITTPPERKTVKPN is encoded by the coding sequence ATGAAAAAACACATCCTCTTTCTTCTCAGTGCGCTTTTTCTAGTTCAATCCGTTTGGGCTAATCCGGAGCCGACTAAAAATACGCGAGAAACTGCAAAAGCGGATGCACCAATAACTGCCGAGGTATTAGCAGTCTTTTTTACTCCTCCGACGGGAGCTGCGCGTGGATTAATTCGGTATTTAGATGGTGCCAAGAAAAGTATTCAGGTGATGACCTACAGCTTTACCTATTTGGAGATTGCAGACGCGCTTGCTAGAGCAGCCAAACGCGGTGTGGAAGTGCAGGTGATTCAGGATGGGCCAACAGCAGCCAATAACTTTGATGTGATCCCGGTATTGCTTAAGGGAGGCGTATCAGTACGAGGCAATAAAGCCCACCGCATTTTTCATCACAAGGTGATGATTATTGATGGCGAGATTGTCGTGACCGGGAGTTATAACTTCACCAATAGTGCTGAGAAAAGCAATGCTGAGAACATGATTGTTTTGCGATCGACACCATTAGCGCAGCAGTATTACAAAAACTTTATCTCGCATTGGGAGCGCAGTTATCCAATTACCACGCCGCCTGAGCGTAAGACAGTCAAACCCAATTAA
- a CDS encoding TRAP transporter large permease, with protein sequence MRKELLFGFSIMTLVVVATLILMPWGNIESGHIGLLMLSLVVVAIMLGFPTAFTLMGMGMIFTFFAYSFQNPELALQNTLMLMVQRAYGVMTNDVLISIPLFVFMGYLVERANLIEKLFRSLHLALVRVPGSLAVATIFTCAIFATATGIVGAVVTLMGLLALPQMLKAGYDARVSAGCITAGGCLGILIPPSVMLIVYGATAGVSVVQLYAGAFFPGIMLATLYIGYVIILAKLKPKLMPPLAEEDRKVPLPMSYTELGEKLSQNVIPALLMALKGKRNLNASGKEIAKSVIIALLPLIVFIGFTGSMYQIATKPAEVIEMDLMPMGFSGSGSDYSSESSSTGLNEPPGAEKESSGTGLSLPPGAEEDKPAVAQASASEEPAKAAEPPKPVDVPLWFWILTGILGVILLIYYALLTWVRLEIFKMLLGSFFPLAVLILFVLGSIVFGLATPTEAAAVGAIGGFILAAAYKQLNITVVKESVFLTAKTGAMVCWLFVGSSIFSAAFALLGGQDLVEKWVLSLGLSPIEFLILSQIIIFLLGWPLEWTEIIVIFMPIFVPLLDNFGINPLFFGLLVALNLQTAFLSPPVAMSAFYLKGVAPPHVTLNQIFMGMLPFMGIQVIAIVLLYTFPQIGLWLPGVLYK encoded by the coding sequence ATGCGTAAAGAACTATTATTTGGTTTCTCCATCATGACCCTGGTGGTGGTAGCCACCCTCATCCTCATGCCGTGGGGCAATATTGAAAGCGGTCACATTGGCCTATTAATGCTTTCCTTAGTGGTGGTTGCCATTATGTTGGGCTTTCCCACCGCCTTCACCCTCATGGGTATGGGCATGATCTTCACATTCTTTGCTTACAGCTTTCAAAATCCTGAGTTAGCCCTTCAAAACACCTTAATGCTCATGGTTCAGCGTGCGTATGGGGTAATGACCAATGATGTACTCATTTCGATTCCACTGTTTGTATTCATGGGTTATTTGGTCGAGCGCGCTAACTTAATTGAAAAATTATTCCGCTCATTGCACCTTGCATTGGTTCGTGTGCCCGGCTCACTTGCGGTCGCAACCATTTTCACTTGTGCGATATTTGCTACCGCGACTGGTATTGTGGGTGCTGTAGTCACGCTAATGGGACTACTCGCTTTGCCCCAAATGTTGAAAGCAGGATACGATGCGCGAGTTTCCGCTGGCTGTATTACGGCTGGCGGATGTTTAGGAATTTTAATTCCCCCCTCCGTGATGTTGATCGTTTACGGCGCAACGGCTGGAGTATCAGTCGTACAACTGTATGCGGGCGCTTTCTTTCCTGGAATCATGTTGGCCACCTTATACATTGGCTATGTGATTATTTTGGCAAAACTCAAACCCAAGCTAATGCCGCCATTGGCTGAAGAGGATCGAAAAGTTCCATTACCAATGAGCTATACCGAGCTCGGTGAAAAATTAAGCCAAAATGTAATTCCGGCACTTTTAATGGCTCTAAAAGGCAAACGCAATCTCAACGCCAGCGGTAAAGAGATTGCCAAATCCGTGATCATTGCTCTCTTACCCTTAATCGTGTTTATTGGTTTTACTGGGTCGATGTATCAAATCGCGACCAAACCCGCTGAGGTGATCGAGATGGATCTCATGCCCATGGGATTTTCGGGAAGCGGTTCCGATTATTCAAGCGAATCGAGCTCGACAGGCTTGAATGAACCTCCTGGCGCTGAAAAAGAATCCTCTGGAACCGGTCTTTCACTGCCACCCGGCGCTGAAGAAGACAAACCTGCAGTAGCCCAAGCAAGCGCCAGTGAAGAGCCAGCAAAAGCAGCTGAGCCACCCAAGCCAGTTGATGTGCCATTGTGGTTCTGGATCTTGACCGGCATCCTTGGAGTGATTCTGTTGATCTACTACGCCCTCCTGACCTGGGTTCGTCTTGAGATCTTCAAGATGCTGTTGGGATCGTTCTTCCCACTCGCAGTGCTCATTCTGTTTGTATTGGGTTCAATTGTTTTTGGACTAGCAACTCCCACGGAGGCAGCAGCTGTGGGGGCGATTGGCGGCTTTATTTTGGCCGCAGCCTATAAGCAATTGAACATTACAGTGGTCAAAGAGTCCGTGTTCTTAACGGCGAAAACGGGTGCCATGGTCTGTTGGTTGTTTGTGGGATCCTCGATTTTCTCGGCAGCCTTTGCCCTACTGGGTGGCCAAGATTTAGTTGAGAAATGGGTGCTCTCGCTTGGCTTAAGCCCGATTGAGTTTTTGATTCTGTCTCAGATCATTATTTTCTTATTGGGTTGGCCACTGGAGTGGACTGAGATCATCGTGATCTTCATGCCGATCTTTGTACCGTTACTCGATAACTTTGGTATCAACCCATTGTTCTTTGGTTTATTGGTTGCTCTGAACTTACAAACCGCCTTCCTCTCGCCGCCAGTTGCGATGTCGGCGTTCTATCTTAAAGGTGTTGCACCTCCGCACGTAACTTTGAACCAAATCTTCATGGGCATGTTGCCATTCATGGGAATCCAAGTGATTGCTATTGTCTTGCTCTATACATTCCCACAAATTGGTTTATGGCTACCCGGGGTTCTATATAAGTAA
- a CDS encoding energy transducer TonB — MASASPAHWHLPFSRDERIIIALVILAHLSLIIPFQFGLSPKPPDYQNDERVMANLLAPEAPQAPAKTAAPPAPKVPVEAPKPTPKPQPKKLEKTESPAPSPAPAPKAAAAAETPPTKAADSSQTANVAPPTSGGGVSGTPIQTDIGKLVVVYQPDADPYYPSFSKRAGEQGEVVVRLIISESGEVEEARLLQSSSYPRLDRAAMEIGKRYRFKPYTINGSPTKISTNLLIKFNLKSP, encoded by the coding sequence ATGGCCTCTGCAAGTCCCGCACATTGGCACCTTCCCTTCTCACGGGATGAGCGCATCATCATTGCTCTGGTGATTCTGGCGCACTTGTCACTAATCATTCCCTTTCAGTTTGGTTTAAGTCCCAAGCCGCCGGATTATCAAAATGACGAGCGCGTCATGGCAAATCTTCTGGCTCCAGAGGCGCCGCAAGCGCCCGCTAAGACAGCCGCACCCCCAGCCCCTAAGGTTCCAGTTGAGGCGCCCAAACCGACTCCCAAACCGCAACCCAAAAAACTTGAGAAGACCGAGTCTCCCGCACCAAGCCCAGCGCCCGCACCAAAGGCAGCGGCCGCAGCAGAGACCCCGCCCACTAAGGCTGCCGATAGCTCCCAAACAGCCAATGTTGCACCCCCCACTTCAGGCGGCGGTGTCAGTGGCACCCCCATCCAAACGGATATTGGCAAATTGGTGGTGGTCTATCAGCCCGACGCTGATCCGTATTACCCTTCATTCTCCAAACGGGCGGGCGAGCAAGGTGAAGTGGTGGTCAGGCTCATTATTAGTGAGTCTGGTGAGGTGGAAGAGGCCCGTTTATTACAGTCGAGCTCTTATCCTAGGCTTGATCGAGCCGCGATGGAAATTGGGAAGCGCTATCGATTTAAACCCTACACCATTAATGGCAGTCCCACTAAAATCTCAACCAATCTATTAATTAAATTCAACCTAAAGAGCCCCTAA